acttttgtggaccccgcagtcccagagtggtccgggggattagcagggggccgggagcagcccgctctgctcccctcaccctggccccagccgtgtcgctcgggggaggggggcttgggggaagggattccCCCCCGCACTAACCAGCAGTGGCGGaagtggagcagcctggccccagcctgctccactccgccGGCTCCCAGCCACAGAGCTCCACTgcccgccacaggtgagtgcggggaggcatcctttccccaacctccctgcactcaccgacGGTGGGAAGCTGGCGGAGTAGAGCagactggggctgggctgctctgcttcccgctgctgctggtgagtgcctgtcaggggagggggggtggataggggtcggaacagttaggggacagggaggttgggtagggggtgaggtcctgggggtgattagggagggagcagcagtcagggaacaagggaggggtggggcaaagcaagtttgatataacatggtctcacctataacacggtgagattttttgtctcctgaggacCGCATTATATTGGGGTGGAGGTGTATGTGTATCGTTTTTGGAGAATGTGTTCCTTGCCTTCAGGTTACATTACAAATATCATAACCTATCCAATGTATATaaataaagagatttttttttaaataatcagaaGTTTCTTCTCAGCAATAAGCATTTCAATCACTGTCTTTAGAGCTAACGCTTTTGAGGACAGTAGAAAAGTCAATTCATTTTCCAAAGCTGCTAATAGCTTATCTTCATTGACTCCAATATTCATTTCATGCATCTGCTGAAACAGGAACAGTTTTTGTAActgaaaaaaggaaaatgaagtaTTTTGAGGACACCCCCACATTAAAAAGGAACACATTGAAAACAAAGGTTTGCTTTTAAGTTGTTTATATTTTAAAGCAGCAGGAATATATAAATACCCACAGCTGTGAAAACCCACCAAATAAGTGCTTGAATGTACAATTTCAGTACATGGCACCTTCATCTTCTTTATTCAGAAAATAAATAGTAACTGGGCCACAACTTGTGTGAACAGTCTCTGTGACACTAACAAGAAACCAGGAGCCAATTCCATATAATAAAGTTGGGATGCCTACAAAAGAGAAATACTTGTTACACACAACCATTACAAACCAAGAGAACTAAAACTAACACAGTAATAGCTAAAAATAATGGGGAAGGCAATTATTAttgcttattatttgtattatagtaataTGTAAGATACAAAGTGGATAAGTAGTAAGGGGCTAAACTCAGAAGGGCCTTAAACTGTAAGAAGCTTGTATTTGATGCAGTGAAGAAGAAGGAGTCTGCAGATGGACTCAGGCGCTTCATTCAATGCCTATGCATGCATGTacctaattttaagcatatgaatagtccaactaacttcagtgggactattcaatGCTTAAAGTGAGGCATGTGCTTCAGTACCTTACTGAACTGAACCCTCAAACAAGGCAGGGGGATAAGAGTCTGACTGGAGCACCAGAAAGACAGTCTTAAGCAGCAGTGGTTTGAAAGGACATGTGAGGGCTGTCATAGTCAAGACAGGAGATGATGAGGGCCTGGTTAAGAGTTTTGACTATGCAGACAGAGAGCAATCTTAGTGCTATTACagaggaagcagcagcaagaTTTGGACAGTAGAGCCAAGCATCAAGGCAGAGAGAGGACAGAATCAAAGATAACACCCAGAGAGCATTTCTAATACAAATTATGTAAAATTTGCAAAGTGATTATTGTAGCATAAATCAGTTTACAGGTGACAGCCAGCACCAAAACCAATAACATTTGTTAATGAGATTACAATCCTCATAACAATAAACATTTAAATATGAAATGTCTATTATCCgcacactattttaaaaaaattacaatgtAATAGATGAATGTTATGTTCAACAACTTTGGGGGATAGATTGCTTCTTCATCTAAATCACTGACAAATGTTATACCAATATTTTCTTATTATTAAACGATTAGGTTGCTGATGTGCTAAGACCTcggcctatcatgctgaccaatattatcTCATTGTTTTTTTGTACTGTATCCAATCATTGTGTCACCTTatacttagattggaagctctgtGGGGAAGtgactgtcttttttttaaaattcagtgttgGTACAGAGACAAGCATAATGAgaccctggtccatgactggggctactAGGCACTACAGTagtatgaataataaataaaaatgagtaTTGTGGTAGTGTCTGAAGACCACCACCAGGCTgggtctcattgtgctaggtactgtgcaAACAAGTAataaatgtcaagtatcagaggggtagccgtgttagtctggatctgtaaaagcaacaaagaatcctgtggcaccttatagactaacagacgttttgcagcatgagctttcgtgggtgcatccgaagaagtgggtattcacccacgaaagtaaTAAATGGCAGACCCAGTACTTATTttcaagagccaaattctgctctcttatGTCTATGCAATCATGTTGACATCAGTAAAGCCAATGGCAACAGCAGCAGTTTAACTGAGGGCAGAGTTTAGCCCATGTTAGAAATGATTTGTAATAAGATAGGTACACTCTCAGATGGTATGACATTTTACTTCAGTTGATGTTGTCCCATGATTTGTTTTCAGTGataaattaatttgttttttataGTCTCTGAAActtcatatacacacacaatcgggagattggaaaaaaaatcccctgGTGTACCGTACTGTACAGCTTATATCCTAGTCACTACAGCTCGTTACAAAGAAAAGTTAAAGCTGCTAAAATGTGTCaaatatagtttttaaaatacttaaaatCAAGTAGGGTGTAAATATTTTTCTTGATCATCTGATGGTGTCAGTTAGTAGGCAAGAAATGCTCCTTAGAAGCAGAATGAATGAGCAACTGGGTATTTTAAACGCTAGCATAAGTAGTATTCAAAACTTGTTAACTAAGCAATAATTAAAAGGCCAGTTACTATTCTTGTACTAGACAAGTTTAtgttaaaaaaaccaaccaccaccaTCAGTTACTGTGATCAACAGTTTACCAAGGTAAAGGTGACCTGATGAGGGTTAAGCTCAGTGCAATCTGAGGGCCCTGATCTTAGCCAGGAGCCATTGGTGCGCTGGCACAAgaagactaagcaattgcttagggcccccagCTCAAGGGGGGCCCCGATTCTGTattatcccctccccccaatatcaCTGATTTTATTTAACCTGGGCTTGTGTGGTGCGGTGCGTGGTTGGTGGCAGTAGCGCCAATGGCCGTCAGCACTTCTAGGGGCGGCCCCCCCCCATGGGCTAGCGCCGCCTCTGACAAGAGCCACGCGCAGGctgaggggggctgggggagactcATCGCGCCTCCCTGAGCCCGCCACTGCCCGTGTGCGcgcgccggggccggggcggggcgtcTCACCCGCGTTGAGGAGCTTGAGGGCGGTGAAGGCGGCGTTCTGCAGCGCCAGGTCGCGGCGCGGGGCCCGCGAGCAGTGGTACTTGATGAAGGGGAAGCAGCCCGTGCGC
The nucleotide sequence above comes from Mauremys reevesii isolate NIE-2019 linkage group 10, ASM1616193v1, whole genome shotgun sequence. Encoded proteins:
- the C10H15orf61 gene encoding uncharacterized protein C15orf61 homolog → MLLLRQLHEAALRRLLAPAGGAATKPKASEVLSRHLRQRGLPHWTSYCVKYSAVRNDQFGLSHFNWQVDGANYHVLRTGCFPFIKYHCSRAPRRDLALQNAAFTALKLLNAGIPTLLYGIGSWFLVSVTETVHTSCGPVTIYFLNKEDEGAMY